A stretch of Kyrpidia spormannii DNA encodes these proteins:
- a CDS encoding helix-turn-helix domain-containing protein, which produces MCIFVRDLTPEEGNKLVKIARKGSNPVEVRRALVVLASAQKMKVPEISELYHLSQEHIRHVIHAFNQHGFEALKPRYKGGRPRTFTEEQRAAIIELAQIPPNTLGLPFTHWSLSKLKEEAERRGIVTSISIETIRVILEEADITYQHTKTWKASNDPDFEVKKTSPVALPESAQRRTGHLR; this is translated from the coding sequence ATGTGCATCTTTGTCCGAGACCTGACACCTGAAGAGGGCAATAAACTTGTAAAGATTGCTCGCAAAGGATCCAACCCCGTTGAAGTGCGACGTGCTTTGGTCGTGTTGGCTTCCGCTCAAAAGATGAAGGTGCCGGAGATCTCCGAGTTGTATCATCTGTCTCAAGAGCACATTCGTCACGTGATTCATGCCTTCAATCAGCATGGATTCGAGGCCTTAAAGCCTCGGTACAAGGGCGGACGACCGCGGACCTTTACCGAAGAACAACGAGCCGCGATCATTGAGTTGGCCCAGATCCCGCCAAACACCCTGGGTTTGCCCTTTACCCATTGGTCACTGTCCAAGCTCAAAGAGGAGGCCGAAAGGCGGGGCATCGTGACCTCCATTAGCATTGAGACTATCCGTGTCATTCTGGAGGAAGCCGACATCACCTACCAACACACCAAGACATGGAAAGCCTCGAATGATCCTGACTTTGAGGTAAAAAAAACGAGTCCAGTCGCTCTACCGGAATCCGCCCAAAGACGGACGGGTCATCTGCGTTGA
- a CDS encoding IS200/IS605 family accessory protein TnpB-related protein produces MLAKVVVDVAKLLGKPLVMEDLAFGKDRLDTNRRFNRMASQFPYAKVSEALLRRAWKERVGVVTVNPRHTSTIGHWKYQQRYGVTIHESAALVIGRRALGYRERITRELRERIFKLKGRKGQPLPKEGQGMTLGVGALLERLGNTMPAHNGLAAWQQERLNGIWLDFMRLALALR; encoded by the coding sequence GTGCTGGCGAAGGTCGTGGTGGACGTGGCCAAACTCCTGGGGAAACCGCTGGTGATGGAAGACTTGGCGTTTGGGAAAGACCGGCTGGACACGAATCGGCGGTTCAACCGGATGGCGAGCCAGTTTCCGTATGCGAAAGTGTCGGAAGCCTTGCTTCGGCGGGCGTGGAAGGAACGGGTGGGGGTAGTGACGGTCAATCCCCGGCACACGTCCACCATTGGGCATTGGAAATACCAACAGCGATATGGAGTGACGATCCATGAATCGGCGGCGCTGGTGATCGGACGCCGGGCGTTGGGGTATCGAGAGCGGATCACAAGGGAACTGAGAGAGAGGATCTTCAAACTGAAGGGCCGGAAAGGGCAACCCTTGCCGAAGGAAGGACAAGGGATGACCCTGGGTGTCGGAGCCCTCTTGGAACGGCTGGGGAACACAATGCCTGCACACAATGGGTTGGCCGCATGGCAACAGGAGCGGCTGAATGGGATCTGGCTGGATTTCATGAGGTTAGCTTTGGCGCTTCGGTGA
- a CDS encoding IS607 family transposase, whose product MRYYSIGQVAKLLGVSVDRVRVWEKQGKIRCIRLPSGHRRYPEEEVRRILGQPSVTEGGKRVAIYARVSTRKQEEAGNLQRQKERLLAHAALKGYHVVHVFEDVASGLNAKRRGLKRLVKALENREIDRVLIEYPDRLARFGFEYLEWITKMCGAEIEIMAEKEPEDAHGELVRDLLAIVTSFSARLYGSRGGRAVRKRFQEWMKDAETEGRGPESHDLRGVVSGNGGSSPV is encoded by the coding sequence ATGAGATACTACTCGATTGGTCAAGTAGCGAAATTGCTTGGTGTGTCGGTAGACCGTGTTCGAGTGTGGGAAAAGCAGGGCAAGATCCGCTGTATTCGTTTGCCGTCCGGGCACCGAAGGTATCCCGAAGAAGAGGTGAGACGAATTCTGGGGCAACCCTCGGTGACAGAAGGCGGGAAGCGGGTGGCAATCTACGCCCGGGTTTCCACGCGTAAGCAGGAAGAAGCGGGCAATCTCCAGCGGCAGAAAGAGCGGCTGTTGGCTCATGCGGCGCTTAAAGGCTACCACGTGGTTCACGTGTTTGAGGATGTGGCGTCGGGATTGAACGCAAAGCGCCGGGGCCTGAAACGGCTGGTGAAAGCCCTGGAGAACCGTGAAATCGACCGGGTGCTGATTGAATATCCCGACCGGCTGGCGCGGTTTGGGTTCGAGTACCTGGAGTGGATCACGAAGATGTGCGGGGCAGAGATCGAAATCATGGCCGAGAAGGAGCCGGAAGACGCTCATGGCGAGTTGGTTCGGGATCTTCTTGCCATTGTCACGTCATTTTCCGCCCGGTTGTACGGGTCCCGGGGTGGACGCGCGGTTCGCAAACGGTTTCAGGAGTGGATGAAGGATGCCGAGACCGAAGGAAGAGGACCTGAGTCTCACGATCTGCGGGGAGTGGTTTCCGGAAACGGAGGGTCTTCCCCGGTCTGA
- a CDS encoding site-2 protease family protein, whose amino-acid sequence MIAFFVAAALSVLVHELGHATTQRLCGLPVERIVWGVGPRLLRIGAFELRLIPFAGYITPVGAVMARRKWQGALIALSGILATWLVVFFLAFAGAIHVGWLKDFAIWWLFWALVGLLQMIPIGQRDGRWALAALGVLPVPGKAVEKRKPSKL is encoded by the coding sequence ATCATCGCATTTTTTGTTGCCGCAGCCTTGTCTGTGTTAGTCCACGAACTGGGTCACGCCACCACCCAACGGCTATGCGGGTTGCCCGTCGAACGCATCGTGTGGGGGGTCGGGCCGCGTCTGTTGCGAATTGGCGCGTTCGAGCTTCGGCTGATCCCGTTTGCCGGGTACATCACACCGGTTGGGGCAGTGATGGCCCGGCGCAAATGGCAGGGTGCCCTGATCGCCCTGTCCGGGATTTTGGCCACCTGGCTGGTGGTTTTCTTCTTGGCATTTGCTGGCGCGATTCACGTCGGGTGGCTCAAGGATTTCGCGATATGGTGGCTGTTCTGGGCACTGGTCGGGCTTTTGCAGATGATCCCCATCGGACAGAGAGACGGCCGGTGGGCTCTGGCGGCCCTGGGTGTGCTCCCTGTCCCGGGCAAGGCCGTAGAGAAACGCAAGCCGTCCAAGTTATAA
- a CDS encoding transposase has product MCVDEFGPLSIQPFSGCGWYPKSRPDRLPATYRGTHGVRHLFAALDLKADKLYGHVSSSKKHQDILRFLKVLRRRYHRSERLYVVLDNFSPHKHRTVTEWAAENNVELVFTPTQASWLNRIKSHFAPLRSFVLRGSNYPNHEALATAIRSYLRWRNKHSRHARLLREQKKIKVV; this is encoded by the coding sequence ATCTGCGTTGACGAGTTTGGACCGTTGTCCATTCAGCCGTTTTCCGGTTGCGGATGGTACCCGAAAAGTCGGCCCGATCGATTGCCGGCAACGTACCGCGGCACCCACGGGGTGAGGCACTTGTTTGCGGCTCTGGATCTGAAAGCGGATAAACTGTATGGGCACGTCTCATCCAGCAAGAAGCACCAGGACATACTGCGTTTTCTCAAGGTGCTCCGCCGGCGGTATCACCGCTCTGAACGGCTGTACGTGGTCTTGGACAATTTTTCACCTCACAAGCATCGTACTGTGACTGAATGGGCTGCAGAAAACAATGTAGAACTGGTTTTCACACCGACCCAGGCATCATGGTTGAACCGCATCAAAAGCCACTTTGCACCCTTGCGATCCTTTGTGTTGCGTGGGAGTAACTATCCTAATCACGAGGCATTGGCCACAGCGATTCGGTCGTACCTGCGTTGGCGAAACAAGCACAGCCGCCATGCCAGACTTCTACGTGAGCAAAAGAAGATCAAGGTTGTCTGA